From Flavobacterium sp. 102, a single genomic window includes:
- a CDS encoding T9SS-dependent choice-of-anchor J family protein: MKKIYLISFILSNFFSYAQLSENFDAAATLPAGWTSFIGTNGIGTAQNWGTSTTRSYSPTNSAFVRYENVTGGPAEDWLITPLVDLTNYTESTLTFYGGQQYTDDYATDYSIRVSTTSATDPLTFEIVSTYAESDFSNVTIPALQPGDLKTVDLSIYDGQQIYIAFVMIQDDGDNWFVDDVNVTGTLSTTNFDNATISFYPNPTKNILNVNSSESITKIEIYSILGNLIKTATASTQIDLTELSSGSYVAKVTATDGRVKTEKVIKI, encoded by the coding sequence ATGAAGAAAATTTACTTAATTTCATTTATTTTATCAAACTTTTTCTCTTACGCACAGTTAAGCGAAAATTTTGATGCCGCGGCAACTTTACCAGCGGGCTGGACAAGTTTCATTGGAACAAATGGCATAGGAACTGCTCAAAACTGGGGCACTTCAACCACTCGTAGTTATTCTCCAACTAATTCAGCCTTTGTAAGGTATGAAAACGTAACCGGTGGACCAGCAGAAGACTGGTTAATCACTCCTTTGGTAGATTTAACCAACTATACCGAAAGCACTTTGACTTTTTACGGAGGTCAGCAATATACTGATGATTATGCAACTGATTATAGCATTAGAGTTTCTACAACATCGGCAACAGATCCATTAACTTTTGAGATTGTCAGCACTTATGCAGAGAGTGATTTTTCAAATGTTACGATTCCGGCATTACAACCGGGCGATCTAAAAACCGTTGATTTATCAATATATGATGGTCAACAAATTTATATTGCTTTTGTAATGATACAAGATGATGGCGACAATTGGTTCGTTGACGATGTAAACGTTACCGGAACTTTGTCTACTACAAACTTCGATAACGCCACTATTTCATTTTACCCAAATCCGACAAAAAATATTTTAAATGTCAATAGTTCGGAATCGATTACAAAAATCGAAATCTATAGCATTTTAGGGAATCTGATCAAAACAGCTACAGCGTCAACTCAAATTGATTTAACAGAACTGTCAAGTGGATCGTATGTTGCGAAAGTTACCGCAACTGACGGAAGAGTTAAGACTGAAAAAGTCATTAAAATCTAG
- a CDS encoding PNGase F N-terminal domain-containing protein — MKNLLLLFLLVISANCFSQNYKITYLKSSNGNLIENQDAVWVFANNNQTLLSTENIRNQKADFPFEETIVDRSSNSFFQKATLKSSEIIATKDSVSLGKQTFEYTNDTKKVLGYNCKKAKTIVNSNTIEFWYTDELKVKGSPTVLGQNLGLVLEMVRNGNFVISATKIEQIKSFPIFQLPQKQVDALTYKDLLWKSRFTTISVFKDQILNFSDESKSNDSILRFANGTIAVRKVQLPEIKVGSQIFVDVTEQSNGDAYDRTGSLFMIPTDKEISFLNGLQNGAKTLPIYTNGNGKEYQGVIITDNYNPVVELMRFFTPFGVKQYNTLQLKDKTWAENVLYRQDVSDLRSLLSGKEVWLGINIGNYDKGGHKVSANITIHTENESIIKPTQIIPLFCTNNIMEMAGQEYGTMFNNDKGLEVSFKLEKPMKNCKLRYITSGHGGWENGDEFVPKKNSIYLNDKETFSFTPWRQDCGSYRLSNPASGNFPNGLSSSDYSRSNWCPGTVTNPIFIDLGDLEAGTHLMQIKIPQGLPEGGSFSSWNVSGVLIGEQ, encoded by the coding sequence ATGAAAAATTTACTTTTATTGTTTTTGTTGGTAATTTCAGCAAATTGCTTTTCGCAAAATTATAAAATCACTTATTTGAAAAGTTCCAATGGAAATTTGATTGAAAACCAAGATGCGGTTTGGGTTTTTGCCAATAACAATCAAACTCTATTGAGCACGGAAAACATCAGAAATCAAAAAGCTGATTTCCCTTTTGAGGAAACTATTGTCGATAGAAGCTCTAATTCTTTTTTTCAAAAGGCGACTTTGAAAAGTTCAGAAATCATTGCGACAAAAGACAGCGTTTCATTGGGCAAGCAAACATTCGAATACACAAACGACACCAAAAAAGTCTTGGGTTACAATTGCAAAAAAGCCAAAACGATTGTCAATTCGAATACAATTGAATTCTGGTATACGGACGAATTGAAAGTGAAAGGTTCACCAACCGTTTTGGGTCAAAATTTAGGTTTGGTTCTGGAAATGGTTCGCAATGGCAACTTTGTGATTTCGGCGACTAAAATAGAACAGATAAAATCATTCCCAATATTTCAATTGCCCCAAAAACAAGTCGACGCATTGACTTATAAAGACTTGCTGTGGAAAAGTCGATTTACGACAATTTCTGTTTTCAAAGATCAAATCCTCAATTTCTCAGACGAATCAAAATCTAACGATTCTATTTTGCGCTTTGCCAATGGAACTATAGCGGTAAGGAAAGTCCAATTACCGGAAATTAAAGTTGGTAGTCAAATTTTTGTCGATGTTACTGAACAATCCAATGGTGATGCTTATGACCGAACCGGTTCGCTTTTTATGATTCCGACGGATAAAGAAATATCGTTTTTGAATGGTTTACAAAATGGCGCTAAAACATTACCTATTTACACTAATGGTAACGGCAAAGAATATCAAGGTGTAATTATTACTGATAATTACAATCCAGTGGTAGAATTGATGCGTTTTTTTACACCTTTTGGGGTGAAACAATACAATACACTCCAATTGAAAGACAAGACTTGGGCTGAAAACGTTTTGTACCGACAAGATGTTTCGGATTTGAGAAGTTTGTTGAGCGGAAAGGAAGTATGGCTAGGCATCAACATTGGCAATTATGACAAAGGCGGTCACAAAGTTTCTGCAAATATTACCATTCATACCGAAAACGAATCTATCATAAAACCAACTCAAATTATTCCTTTGTTTTGCACCAATAACATTATGGAAATGGCCGGTCAAGAATATGGAACGATGTTTAACAATGACAAAGGTTTGGAAGTCTCTTTCAAACTAGAAAAACCGATGAAGAATTGCAAATTGCGCTACATCACTTCAGGTCATGGCGGATGGGAAAATGGTGATGAATTTGTACCGAAGAAAAATTCTATTTACTTAAACGATAAGGAAACTTTCAGCTTTACACCTTGGCGACAAGATTGTGGCTCGTATCGTTTATCTAATCCAGCTTCCGGGAATTTCCCGAACGGATTATCTTCGTCGGATTACAGCAGGTCAAATTGGTGTCCCGGAACAGTAACCAATCCTATTTTTATTGATTTGGGTGATTTAGAAGCCGGAACACATTTGATGCAAATTAAAATCCCACAAGGTTTGCCTGAAGGCGGAAGTTTCAGTTCGTGGAATGTTTCGGGCGTTCTGATTGGAGAACAATAA
- a CDS encoding putative porin: MRNLIIAIFLLTSYVGFSQTRTNGTPKEGNAKEGVQNETPKATFDQYRIITLQRDTTYVDTSLTIKKEYEYNYLRKDIFGLLPFANEGQTYTVLDYGYKRFSSFPEIGFSGKHFNYMKPDDIKYYSVATPITELYFKTVMQQGQSVDAFITVNTSERFNMSVAFKGLRSLGKYINQLSSTGNFRFTLSYNTLNKRYYLNFHFTGQDFLNGENGGITTLEDFEGEDAAFQNRARLEVYLRDAKTFMKGKRFFLDHNFRINPKAGNNNLYLTHQFNYENKFFEYNQQTVVSTVGENEEQVYRFGDSFVSSGVNDQTRYNRMYNKVGAIYENSLLGKFQFFAEDFRYNYYYNRILILPSGVVPSSINDEINTVGGQYQYRKNKWNGTFQYSNSISNQSLSNFDAQLRYKLNDKNEFLFQYQMLNKIPDHTYNLYQSSFINYNWYNNFKNEKINNLEATAKTQWFEASLQVSSMNDHLYFSDDSTDPQQQLISPKQYNKTINYLSVKVSREFKWWKLALDNTILYQQVDQEDDILNVPKIVTRNSLYFTDYFFKKALYLQTGFTFNYFTKYYANDYNPVTAEAFVQNQREIGDFPMIDFFVNARIRQTRIFLKAEHFNSRMTGNDFYTASNYPYRDFMIRFGLVWNFFQ, encoded by the coding sequence ATGAGAAACTTAATTATCGCTATCTTTTTATTGACTTCTTATGTCGGTTTTTCTCAAACGAGAACAAACGGAACGCCCAAAGAAGGCAATGCTAAAGAAGGAGTTCAAAACGAAACACCGAAAGCCACTTTTGACCAATATAGAATTATCACTTTGCAAAGAGATACAACCTATGTTGATACCTCATTGACCATCAAAAAAGAATACGAATACAATTATCTAAGAAAAGACATCTTCGGTTTGCTGCCGTTCGCCAATGAAGGACAAACTTACACAGTTTTAGATTATGGTTATAAAAGGTTTTCTTCTTTTCCCGAAATAGGTTTCTCCGGAAAACACTTCAATTACATGAAACCGGACGATATAAAGTATTATTCAGTTGCCACACCGATAACCGAGTTGTATTTCAAGACCGTAATGCAACAAGGACAATCTGTTGATGCTTTTATTACCGTGAATACATCCGAACGATTTAACATGTCGGTTGCGTTCAAAGGCTTGCGTTCCCTTGGAAAATATATCAATCAATTGTCAAGCACCGGAAACTTCCGATTCACGTTAAGCTATAATACTTTAAACAAAAGATATTACCTAAACTTCCATTTTACCGGACAGGATTTTCTAAATGGTGAAAACGGAGGAATTACAACTTTGGAGGATTTTGAAGGTGAAGACGCTGCTTTTCAAAACAGAGCTCGATTAGAAGTATATCTCAGAGACGCCAAAACTTTTATGAAAGGGAAAAGGTTTTTCCTCGACCACAACTTCAGAATCAATCCGAAAGCAGGAAACAATAATCTTTATTTAACCCACCAATTCAATTACGAAAATAAATTCTTCGAATACAATCAGCAAACAGTGGTGTCTACGGTAGGAGAAAATGAAGAACAGGTATACCGATTTGGAGACTCATTTGTGTCTTCAGGAGTCAATGACCAAACGCGTTATAACCGAATGTACAACAAAGTCGGAGCAATTTATGAAAATTCACTACTCGGAAAATTCCAATTCTTCGCCGAAGATTTCAGGTACAATTACTATTATAACAGAATTCTGATTTTGCCTTCCGGAGTTGTGCCAAGTTCCATTAATGACGAAATTAATACCGTTGGCGGACAATACCAATACCGTAAAAATAAATGGAACGGGACTTTTCAATACTCCAATTCCATTTCAAATCAATCGCTGTCCAATTTTGATGCCCAATTGAGGTACAAACTCAACGATAAAAATGAGTTTTTGTTCCAATACCAAATGCTGAACAAAATTCCCGACCATACGTATAACTTATACCAAAGCAGTTTCATAAACTACAATTGGTACAACAATTTCAAAAACGAAAAGATTAACAACTTGGAAGCAACCGCCAAAACCCAATGGTTCGAAGCTTCATTACAAGTGAGTTCTATGAATGATCACTTGTATTTCAGCGATGATTCCACCGATCCGCAACAACAATTGATTTCGCCAAAACAATACAATAAAACCATCAATTACCTGTCGGTAAAAGTCAGTCGCGAATTCAAATGGTGGAAATTGGCTTTAGATAACACTATCCTTTACCAACAAGTAGACCAAGAAGACGATATTCTCAATGTGCCGAAAATCGTCACCAGAAACTCGCTTTACTTTACCGATTATTTCTTCAAAAAAGCATTGTATCTCCAAACCGGCTTTACATTCAACTATTTTACAAAATACTACGCCAACGATTATAATCCGGTAACCGCCGAAGCATTTGTTCAGAATCAAAGAGAAATAGGCGATTTTCCAATGATCGATTTCTTTGTTAACGCCAGAATTCGCCAAACCCGAATTTTTCTAAAAGCGGAACATTTCAATTCCAGAATGACCGGTAATGATTTCTATACCGCATCCAATTATCCGTATCGCGATTTCATGATTCGCTTCGGATTGGTGTGGAATTTCTTCCAGTAG
- a CDS encoding S8 family serine peptidase encodes MKYLLLLLVSISGFSQTVSDRNKIIARYDQEKIALLKNKTEAYYRSQQLLIEQYKKNHPYVESETNLLQKFDNGFPLFYTVNNQGSAITLAADKLYPGGSLGLSLTGAGMVCGIWDGGRIKDSHQELTGGKIIFGDENPTNSDHATHVAGTILATGVSPTRKGIAYDGIAVTYSFAGDYPEMITFAENGNIVSNHSYGYIVTNFPNWRFGSYDISSIEIDDASNAFPYYQMVIAAGNDRNDNTIPQLGVKGGYDMLTGASVSKNSIVVAAVNGVPNYLDESSVIMSSFSNFGPTDDGRIKPDIAAKGVAVSSCTGPSNSSYSSYQGTSMATPAITGMIMLLQQHYNDLNGEFMKAATVRGLVCHSAKEAGLNLGPDYEYGWGLGNAELGAEIISGKDVTTLLEQNTLLNAQVFTKQISITSTQDITATICWTDPTGNSNASGDNDNRTPRLKNNLDLKIFKDGITYYPWKLDPSDPAAGATNDSDNDVDNIEKVQLFGAEPGVYTIQVTHKGTLLGGQQDFSLIANGVDGLSLNTRDYNLEDNIFVYPNPTNDILNYNIKNNIEITSINIHDISGKELFRNDSVVDSSAINVSNLSSGVYFITFQSDRNSVTKKFIKK; translated from the coding sequence ATGAAATATTTATTATTATTACTAGTTTCTATCTCTGGTTTTTCACAAACTGTTTCAGACAGAAACAAAATTATTGCCCGATATGACCAAGAAAAAATCGCTCTTTTAAAAAATAAAACAGAAGCTTATTATCGTTCACAGCAGTTGCTTATTGAACAGTATAAAAAGAATCATCCTTATGTAGAAAGTGAAACCAATTTATTGCAAAAATTTGACAATGGTTTCCCGTTGTTTTACACTGTAAATAATCAAGGCTCTGCTATTACTTTAGCAGCTGATAAATTGTATCCTGGTGGAAGCTTAGGTTTGAGTTTAACGGGAGCAGGAATGGTTTGCGGAATTTGGGATGGAGGAAGAATTAAAGATTCTCATCAAGAACTAACAGGAGGCAAAATAATTTTCGGAGATGAAAACCCTACTAATAGTGATCACGCTACGCATGTGGCAGGAACTATTCTAGCTACAGGAGTTAGTCCAACTAGAAAAGGTATTGCCTATGACGGTATTGCAGTGACCTACAGTTTTGCTGGAGATTATCCAGAAATGATAACATTTGCAGAAAATGGTAATATAGTTTCTAATCACTCTTATGGGTATATTGTAACCAATTTTCCTAATTGGAGATTTGGTTCTTATGATATATCATCAATAGAAATCGATGATGCTTCCAATGCTTTTCCCTATTATCAAATGGTTATTGCGGCTGGTAATGATAGAAATGATAACACTATTCCTCAACTTGGTGTTAAGGGCGGTTATGATATGTTAACCGGTGCCAGTGTTTCTAAAAACAGTATTGTTGTAGCTGCAGTAAATGGGGTTCCTAATTATTTGGATGAATCCAGTGTAATCATGTCAAGTTTTAGCAATTTTGGACCTACAGACGATGGTAGAATTAAACCGGACATTGCAGCAAAAGGAGTAGCAGTAAGTTCTTGTACAGGACCATCAAATTCTTCATACAGTTCTTATCAAGGTACTTCGATGGCTACACCGGCAATTACGGGGATGATTATGTTATTGCAACAACATTATAATGATTTGAACGGCGAATTTATGAAAGCTGCTACCGTTAGAGGCTTAGTATGTCATTCTGCAAAAGAAGCCGGATTAAATCTTGGTCCGGATTATGAATATGGTTGGGGTTTAGGTAATGCTGAGTTAGGTGCCGAAATTATATCAGGTAAAGATGTTACAACTTTGCTAGAGCAAAACACACTTTTGAATGCGCAAGTATTTACAAAGCAAATTTCAATTACTTCAACACAAGACATTACAGCGACTATCTGCTGGACTGATCCTACTGGAAATTCTAATGCTTCAGGTGATAATGATAACAGAACCCCAAGATTAAAAAATAATCTAGATTTAAAAATCTTTAAAGATGGGATTACTTACTACCCATGGAAATTAGATCCGTCTGACCCGGCCGCAGGTGCTACAAATGATTCAGATAATGATGTCGATAATATTGAAAAAGTGCAGTTGTTTGGAGCGGAACCGGGAGTTTATACGATTCAAGTTACTCACAAAGGCACATTATTAGGTGGTCAACAAGATTTTTCTCTCATTGCCAATGGAGTAGATGGATTAAGTTTGAATACCAGAGACTACAATTTGGAGGATAACATTTTTGTTTATCCAAATCCAACTAATGACATATTAAATTACAACATAAAGAATAATATTGAAATTACCTCAATCAATATTCATGACATCTCAGGAAAGGAATTATTTAGAAATGATAGCGTAGTGGATTCAAGTGCTATAAATGTTTCAAACCTTTCTTCAGGAGTCTATTTTATAACTTTCCAATCAGATAGAAATTCTGTAACGAAGAAGTTTATCAAGAAATAA
- a CDS encoding pyridoxal-phosphate dependent enzyme: MTYAENILGTIGNTPLVKLNKVVEGIDALVLAKVETFNPGNSTKDRMALKMVEDAEADGRLKPGGTIIEGTSGNTGMGLALAAIVKGYKCIFVITDKQSKEKMDILRAVGAKVIVCPTDVEPTDPRSYYSVSKRLGTEIPNSWYVNQYDNPSNAQAHYEQTGPEIWEQTDGKITHFVVGVGTGGTISGIGKYLKEKNPNIKVWGIDTYGSVFKKYHETGIFDENEIYSYITEGIGEDILPKNVDFSIIDGFTKVTDKDAAVYTRKIALEEGIFVGNSAGSCVKGLHQLKEHFTKDDVVVVLFHDSGSRYVGKMFNDDWMRERGFLEEEITKAEDVIKDHKDKPLVIVRTEELVSHAIERLKKYNISQIPVIDTTGFVGSIDETDLFRSYVEDKNIAEKPIKEIMGKPYPIVNANAPIEEISKLINKDNQAVLVDLGNGKHHIITKHDIISSIK, encoded by the coding sequence ATGACATACGCAGAAAACATATTAGGAACTATCGGCAACACGCCTTTAGTAAAATTGAACAAAGTTGTAGAAGGTATCGATGCTTTGGTTTTAGCCAAAGTAGAAACCTTTAATCCGGGCAATTCTACCAAAGACAGAATGGCACTCAAAATGGTAGAAGACGCAGAAGCCGACGGCCGATTAAAACCGGGTGGAACTATTATTGAAGGTACTTCGGGAAACACCGGAATGGGTTTGGCCTTAGCGGCCATCGTAAAAGGTTACAAATGTATTTTTGTAATCACCGACAAACAATCCAAAGAAAAAATGGACATCTTGCGTGCTGTTGGCGCCAAAGTAATTGTTTGCCCAACCGATGTTGAACCAACTGATCCGCGCTCCTATTATTCGGTTTCTAAAAGATTAGGAACTGAAATTCCAAATTCATGGTATGTCAATCAATACGATAATCCAAGCAATGCACAAGCCCATTACGAGCAAACCGGACCTGAAATTTGGGAGCAAACCGATGGAAAAATAACGCATTTCGTAGTTGGTGTTGGAACAGGCGGAACGATTTCAGGTATTGGAAAATATCTAAAAGAGAAAAATCCAAATATCAAAGTTTGGGGAATCGATACTTACGGTTCTGTATTTAAAAAGTATCATGAAACCGGAATCTTTGACGAAAACGAAATCTATTCTTATATCACAGAAGGCATTGGTGAAGATATTTTACCTAAAAATGTTGATTTCTCAATTATAGATGGTTTTACTAAAGTTACCGATAAAGACGCAGCCGTGTACACCAGAAAAATTGCTTTAGAAGAAGGAATTTTTGTCGGGAATTCAGCCGGGTCTTGTGTGAAAGGTTTGCACCAATTAAAAGAACATTTCACTAAAGACGATGTAGTGGTTGTGTTGTTCCACGATAGCGGAAGCCGTTATGTTGGCAAAATGTTCAACGATGATTGGATGCGTGAAAGAGGTTTCTTAGAAGAAGAAATCACCAAAGCGGAAGATGTGATTAAAGACCATAAGGACAAACCATTGGTAATTGTGCGTACCGAAGAATTAGTTTCACATGCTATTGAGCGTTTGAAAAAATACAACATCTCTCAAATTCCGGTTATCGACACAACAGGATTCGTAGGAAGTATAGACGAAACCGATTTGTTCAGAAGCTATGTCGAAGATAAAAACATAGCCGAAAAGCCAATCAAAGAGATTATGGGAAAACCTTATCCAATCGTAAATGCGAATGCGCCAATCGAGGAAATTTCCAAACTAATCAATAAAGACAATCAAGCGGTCTTAGTCGATTTAGGGAATGGAAAACATCACATTATTACCAAACACGATATTATTAGTTCGATTAAATAA
- a CDS encoding RagB/SusD family nutrient uptake outer membrane protein — protein sequence MKKYLSFFILGAGLLVTSCDESLIEQFAPGALTEEVAVQSSEDLAKLMNAAYILLEPTGEIEFNSIFTDEASIGYANGGQGLGDNYDFFLNSASVSPNDIWTTNYVCLSRVNRVIKFADNFVPVDAADQMVVDRLKAEAYTLRAHCHMQLITYFSTNPKDRNALGPILADDVFPASYLGVRATNGAVYDLIDADLAAAEALYAGVTGTPNSIFANKNFTIALKARVNNMRGDYANAITFADQVINTSGLSLASFANYPSVFLTDSNPANVEVIFKLKKQTGQTRTGAIWASVNTTLNGSPFFEMGRSLFNVLNTTNLTSATDLQITAIAGTTLTIPGNTLAVGDMFVSTVSRPANATSANGTTTSPANSLLGGKVYYVRTVVGDNITLTVDPTVATPVAANFAGANGTGLAVAVKANYGDIRYTTNVHPTSIIDYNYQTSTDFRNTDKITFRKYPGTTTNGLLVNDIKICRLSEMYLIKAEALIATGDLPGAAAAVKAVRDARTNRLQPLPVYANATEGYKDVLKERRLEFLAEGYRFIDLKRLGALANEGILRDPLDCAVNGACSLPVSDYRFALPIPTDETNPNAAILATQNPGY from the coding sequence ATGAAAAAATATTTAAGTTTTTTTATTTTGGGTGCCGGTTTGCTTGTTACTTCATGTGACGAAAGTTTAATTGAGCAATTTGCACCCGGAGCGCTTACAGAAGAAGTTGCTGTTCAATCCAGTGAGGATTTAGCTAAGTTGATGAATGCAGCATATATACTTTTAGAACCTACCGGTGAAATAGAATTTAATTCTATTTTTACTGATGAGGCAAGTATTGGTTATGCCAATGGAGGACAAGGTTTAGGTGATAACTATGATTTCTTTCTGAATTCAGCTTCGGTTTCACCAAATGATATTTGGACAACAAATTACGTTTGTTTGTCACGTGTTAACAGGGTTATTAAATTTGCTGACAACTTTGTGCCGGTAGATGCTGCCGATCAAATGGTTGTTGATAGATTAAAAGCTGAAGCTTACACTTTGAGAGCTCATTGCCATATGCAATTGATTACTTATTTCTCTACTAATCCAAAAGATAGAAATGCATTGGGTCCAATTTTAGCTGATGATGTGTTTCCGGCTTCATATCTTGGAGTTAGAGCTACAAACGGAGCGGTTTATGATTTAATTGATGCCGATTTAGCAGCAGCTGAAGCATTATATGCTGGAGTTACAGGTACGCCTAATTCCATTTTTGCTAACAAAAACTTTACTATTGCTTTAAAAGCTAGAGTAAACAATATGAGAGGTGATTATGCTAATGCTATCACTTTTGCTGATCAAGTAATCAATACTTCAGGATTGTCTTTGGCATCTTTTGCTAATTATCCATCTGTTTTCCTTACAGATTCTAATCCTGCGAATGTTGAGGTTATTTTCAAATTGAAAAAGCAAACAGGTCAAACAAGAACGGGTGCTATTTGGGCTAGTGTTAATACTACTTTAAATGGTTCTCCTTTCTTTGAAATGGGTAGGTCATTGTTTAATGTTTTGAATACTACTAATTTGACATCTGCAACTGATTTGCAAATTACTGCTATTGCTGGTACTACATTGACTATTCCTGGTAATACTTTAGCAGTTGGAGACATGTTTGTTTCAACTGTAAGCAGACCGGCTAACGCTACTTCGGCTAACGGTACTACAACATCTCCTGCGAATTCATTGTTAGGAGGTAAAGTTTATTATGTTAGAACTGTAGTTGGTGATAATATAACATTGACTGTTGATCCAACGGTTGCTACTCCTGTAGCTGCTAATTTTGCGGGTGCTAACGGTACTGGTCTTGCAGTTGCTGTAAAAGCAAATTATGGTGATATTCGTTACACTACAAATGTTCACCCTACATCAATTATCGATTACAATTACCAAACGAGTACTGATTTTAGAAATACAGATAAAATCACTTTTAGAAAATATCCTGGTACTACTACAAATGGATTATTAGTTAATGATATCAAAATCTGTAGATTGTCTGAAATGTATTTAATTAAAGCAGAGGCTTTAATTGCTACAGGCGATTTACCTGGTGCTGCTGCTGCTGTTAAAGCAGTTAGAGATGCGCGTACTAACAGACTTCAACCATTGCCGGTTTACGCTAATGCAACTGAGGGCTATAAAGACGTGTTGAAAGAAAGAAGACTTGAGTTTTTAGCAGAAGGTTACCGTTTTATTGATTTAAAACGTTTAGGTGCTTTGGCTAATGAAGGAATTCTTAGAGATCCATTAGATTGTGCAGTAAATGGTGCTTGTTCATTACCGGTATCAGATTACAGATTTGCTTTACCAATACCAACGGATGAAACAAATCCAAACGCTGCTATTTTAGCAACTCAAAATCCTGGTTACTAA